TCGTTTTCTCGAACTATATACATTATCAAATacgaatattttaaaaattgagcaACTCAGAAAAATCATAATATCCTACGAAATGTCGAGCAATTTATTAAAGAACCAGGTAACCATCCAACAAGGCATATAGAGAACATAACAGCATAGAGTACTTTACATGGCCATTAACGTGTGTTCTAAATCCTAATGTTTAACTATCAGCCACAGATGATGCAAACCCGATGCTAAAATCAAATCCGATGCATGTCAACTCACGTTTGTTTGCATCGAACATCTTCATTTTCAGAGAGTACGGGCCCTGCATAAGGTTAAAACTTATCAGAAGTAATTATTCCAAGGTTTGATTGTGGTGAATCCCTTATTACATTACATCTCATTGACCTCGAAAGGCTTCCAATTGGAATCAAAATTGTTCGATTTTGTTGCTGATTGATCTCACAAATAAATGCAAACTTTAGACTTCTCAACAAGCAACATCAATTCCAATATATTATGtcaaacaaataaacaatagATGAAAGAACGAGGGACTTATTTCTAAGCAAATGAAGAGCAATCTTAGTCAAAAAGGTTtccattttaaccaaaataaatgcATGCAGAAACCCCGATTGTTCTTTGCATTTGGAACATACATAAATCACTGTTTAGTTGTGAGAATAAACTAAAACTGAGAAAACAAGCCTACTGCAGTGAGTAAGCTTGTGGTATATCATAGTCGATGAAACAAAGCTTGGGATATAGGCAAACAACTAAAACTCAACTGTATTACTGAAAATGATGATTCAAATCTGTTATGAgttaaaagttgttttcaaaaGAATTTGGAAAGAACTGAACCTGTTATGACTCGATAACTCTTGCAAAAACACCAATACATATTTTGCATGATCGAAAAGGTTGCTAAAAAACTTGAAGTAAAGGGAGTCTGAAGCATTGCATTAGTTTAACCAGATGAGAATACAATGAGGGAAAGAGAAGGAAGGGTTCAGCATAGTTCCAATCCCataaaaacccaatttatttCCTTGCAAGAAAACAAAGTAGAAGGGAAGGACCAACCATATTGCCTTTAGTTTTTctgattttcattttgatcttcaatcctttgcttttgtttttcctttactctgaaaggaaaagaaaagcctTTTCCCTCTTTCTTTATGTgtgtgcgtatatatatatatatatgcatatatattccTTTCAACTCAAAATACCTAAACATAAAGCACACTCAACCAGAACTAGACAAAAAGGTTCGACAGAGCGTTTTAACTCTTCTGCTTATGCTAGAATATTGGtgcaaacaaaaattaaaaagaacatcCAACCATTCAGCAACTATTAATCAACATAAGTTTCAGACTTACAGGAGGAGTATATCCGGGCAAAACTTGTGAGTGAGAAACCACAAAATCACCAGTTGACACAGGGCAAGATGTCTCATCACAAAGGTCATGAATCTCACTGTGAATGTGCCATCCAAAATACGCAACCTCGATCACCAGTTTCCCCCCATCGATAGCTGCACCTGTACATCATTATAAAAAACAACGCCCACCTTCAATCACAAGCTTAAAGCACTACACACTTTGGTCGCATGTTACAACAAGCCTCATCAATCATCATATACCGACACAAAGCTACCATCTAATTAACAATTACATTATTTGAAAAACATAGATAAGTTACCTGTTGTTGCTGCGATACTGAAGGTAGCAGGCTGACCCCTGGCGATCGGGTTAGGCGAAATTTCAACACCTTGAACCTTTACATCATACTCACCTTGCTTATCTgcatttgtattattattattatttagattcaaaGACTAAAAATTTACATCCTAATATTGAGAgctaatttcataaaataaaaataaaaacatcattAACTTTCCTCGGTaaacaaataatagaattttcatcgattaataaaataaaaacaatttaattaaaaaaaaaaacagcgaACCTAGGGCTTAGAGAAACTAACCACAATACTGAACGTCGGTGGCGACTGCCAAGGGAACAACTAGAATCAACGAGAGGAGCAAGAGGTGTGCGGTGAACCGGTTGTACTGGATCATCTCCATCTGGTTTCGATTTTACAGAAAATTAAAGTTcagatatgtatataaatctCAGTTTGCAGAGATTTTGAGGATTGATTTGGTATTAGGGAAGAGAGAAAAGTGCTGGAAATGAAGGGGGAATATATGGAGGGGAGAAGAAAGATTGAGTACAGCAGTTTGGAGAAATTGGGGGTGATCTAGGCCGTTGGTCTGATTTGGTCAGCACGATTGACGGGGAGCGACTTGTTACTTAGACAAACCAGACTGGCAGTTGGTTGACGGTGACTGTTAGGTGAAAAGGtgtttcttattatttttttaataagaagCGGTGTCTTTTTAGGTTTCTTCGACCAAGAGGCttccttctctctctctttattCTTTGGTATTTGAGTTTTATCTTTAAGGTGCATTTTGATAcccaattttgtttttctttcctaTTTAAGTACACCTGTATTTCATTTCCCTGCCAAAGTTGGTACTTGATACTATGCAAAACCACGttgatattttttgaatatttgacCATGTATTGTCATAATCcgaattttttaaatctaaaaaatatttctaatattcataaattttataattaaaaattaaaaatattaaataagtgttaaaaatatttttataaagttttataaagaatcaaaaaggaaaattttataatttttatacaaagaaccacaaaatataatgttttatagaaataaaaatattaaaaatcaaagaaaatataattttataaaatattaaatcaaaatcaaaataataaaaatatttattgagtcacattaaaatttataatttacaaaaatatatattttaattttaaataatgatgtCATAATCATAATTGtcgaaataaatttaaatatcaatttatatattaaaactaaactTAAATACCAATTGTATATTAActcatatatttaaatattttcgatTGCAtggtaaattttagtaataaaataataatttatattttaccaatttattatatttaaattttaaatatttttcgtccaaaataataaaataatttctctttaagaaaaatattgatctaaaattttcaagttttatacATGAGAATTCTATATTGATTTCTTTTGTgtccttttcaattttattggaACCATATCTCTTATCCGatctctttaaaataaaagataatcacttttattttaaaatttaaagaactaaaaaattgtttatatataaattaggaTAAATTATACAACAGTCACCCCAAGATtgctccttttcttttttggtcacctaaatattaatcttttttaatttgatcaccAAACTAATCGAGATTATTTTTTTGGTCTATTTTCATTAAGTGTCGTTAAATCTCTGACAAGAAGCTGAAGTGGCAGTTAAAAAtcggtataataataaatttagcccttaaattttacgatttagtcataattttaacaaattaaccctcaacatttctAAATGGTCTCAGTTTGATCATCAAAATTTACCTTCTTCTTCCACTCCCCCTCACCACCATTATTACCTCCACCTCTAGATTTCCACATAATTTCATTGTTTCAGTCCCAAAGCAGTACCTTTTACTAAACTAGAATTAGAGGTGTTTCacaaatttagaaagaaaaaagccAACAATGCTACTAGTTCCGATGTAGAAAAATAAGATGTTATACCAGCTCAAGTCACTCTACTCTTCACTAAGTAACAATATCAGTAGATTCTTGAGCTTTTGCATAAAGTGCCTTCCATTGATATGGTTATCAATTTGGTAAGTATGATTTCTAACTACAACAATGTTGAAAGCACATCTTTAGAATGAATTTTGGACACGGGAGCTACTGGTCACATGATATTTGACTTACAATGCTTAGATTATTCAATTTCTTATGATTCTAACCACAAGTTTATTCGGTTGTCGAATGGTGAGTCTATGCCTCTTTCTCATATTGGTACTTATAAATACTTTTCAACTAACCACCTCACTAATGTCCTTTATGTTAAAGTATGCCcgaagaccaatcatgagatggttgtaattacaaactcattttacattgtttattaatataaggcaatgctattgttattttagtttcttttctgtgtataaACTTATCaataataaagtcctaagaataatatgattattcttaaaaggtccttagtcaagattattgtgggcttggaaaataataatgcattgagactaatgtgtagttgattgatgacaaagtgttatcattgacatagggatgtcaaaatcaatacatgagtatgtgttaaaGAACAACATACTGGACTAACCCAccatgagtatgtttcttggattattatgtaatagtcacaaaattactcatagtgataactatgtatatgatcctcatacttgagatcatcattatcccaacatcgtgagttgtatattttaatgTAGTTAAACATTTACCGTAATAGGTTGAACTATAAAGACTAATGTTAGATCTACCACAAtccatgtagtgggatatgattgatcaagataggatttatctctcctacataatgggagtaatatcttgggCCACTTGATGAAGTAAGACTAGAAACGCatggtcatgctcaaataagttaatatgagatatcacacttatttgtttattgtagcctactcaaaatatcaagaaatatgagattaaactatacaagtgtgactaaaccatgacttgtgtccaatctagatataaaggataaaaagtTATACTACATGAAAAGTTCATCACATAAAGGTTCTGTCGAATCACGACTTATTGTAACTTAGgcagcaatgatgcattgctagatgccattcattgcttgtaacatTAGAAAGGTTCTAGTATTTCTACCAACGTTAAAAGAACTTATAGGGTGACACCCTATGGTTAAAGTGAACAAACTTCACGCCAATAAAATGGGTGTATACCCTCTTACATACGATTATGGCGAATTATTATCCTTAGTGGAGAAATATCGCTTGGTAGAACAACTTGGCAAACAATATTGCCTGAAAAATAGTATCGCCAGGCGAATAAAATAACCTGGTGGATAGAATTACCTGGCCAATAGGATTTCCTAACAGATACAATTCGCAATACCTTTCCAGAGTTAATATTTATGGAAGTTagtattcttttggaaagaatataatttcaatatcttTCATGATTTTCtctgaaaagtaaaaaataattattttgtattttatatacatgatattattaaaaagaatacaATCTCGAATCATGTATATGTGAGTAAGAAAATTAAACTAGGTCTAGCAACTAAAAGTTTAGATACTCTTTGAAAAGTTCAAAAGAGTTTTTTTGTTCGCGATTGATTGGGTGGACTACGTAGAGGCCGAGACACTTTGTTATGGCTAGGATTGACATCGTGTAAATGGTTTCAACCAACAAcattattcattattttcagtTCTAAAAAGGTATATCTTTAGCCATATTTCAACCCGATTTGTTCCTCGTATATGGATCCGTGGTTGACGATcgccaaaataatttttctgcTGCGCCACGGGGCATATAAGTGACCCAACATTTTATGTGCCTAATTTCACTTACACTTTGCTTTCTATTTCTAAACTTACTcgagatattaaattttatgttaccCTCATTTTTGCATTTTGCAAGATCATTACAATGGAAAGATGAAGGGGATTGGTAAGATGGTCTTTACATTTTCAACtatagttttttaattattcaaatccTTCTACTcatgtttcttgtaatttagtttttacttttgttGATACTACATCTTTGTGGCACGCTCATCTTGCTAATGTTTCATTGTCAAAACTGAGTTACATACCTTTCATTGGTTGTAAACATTTGAATAAAActcatattataaaatgttcCATTTGTCCTTTAGCCAAGCAATGTTGTTTATGCTTTCTTGTGAGTCATACTCAATCTAACACTACTTTTACACTTATCTATATTGACTTGTGGGGATCGTATCGAATTTCTACACATAAAGGGCATTGATTTTTTAACCATGGTAGATGATCATACAAGAATAACTTGGACATACTTGCTTTGACTTAAAACTGATGCCATAGTGTGTTTGGAACAATTTCATGCTcttctttaaaatcaatttttagcTTATATGGAATTTATTCAAAGTGATAAtggattttagtttttttagtaATAAATGTAATACTCTTTTTTGCTTCTCTTGGCATTAAGCATCAAAGTTCTTATGTTGATACTCCAGAGCAAAATAGAGTTacagaaagaaagaataaacatattttaaaggTAGCAGGAGCattgaaattgcattttaagGTTCCTCTCAAATTATAGGGTGAATTTTTATGGTAGCTTGTTATATAGTCAATAGACTTCCCACTGAAGTCTTGCATTAGAAAAATCCCTTTGAAATGTTATTGAGCAAACCTCTTAAAATATCACATTTAAAAGTGTTTGGCTACTTTTTTTATGCCACCAAACCCCACTATCATGATAAATTCTCACCCAATGCTACTTTTGTTattgccaggccgtgtaactttcgaaatgCAACcttaaaaacctacaggggacacacgaccatgtcgcatggccgtgtgttaCATACGCCCGTATATTAGGCTGTGTGGACTAGAAATAGGCCaaaaataagtcatttcatTCACCCATTTCAATCATATACCTAAGTACATTTGCACGCATGATTAAGACTTTAAAACATGATCAAGGTCTGCATAAAAAGACCCATTCAAAGATCCAAAAtacatccaaccaatatgccaataaggcacctcaatcatcaaacatcaaacatatttaaacatGTGCATACTTAATTATTCATCAACCATTCACAACTAACctatttccataccaaaacataccacaatTGACACACATCAAACTTCATCACCACATACCAAATTGttcattcaaaacatatatcAACTTAGACTTATCAACACCAACCATAAAGGCTTTAAAGTACCATAAGTACCACAAGTTCAAAGCAACATTTACATGCCACAACATCAATTAGACATTAAACAAAAGTtctcctatacatgccattataacctagaccaaaacatcaaaatctaccggtATAATCGCAGGATAGTGTGAAAGATTACCGAAGAGCTTCTCAACTGAACAAGCTTTCGATTATCTATAAatcataggaaagaaaactatgtaagcacataatgcttaataagttcataAAACATAACCTACCATTTCATTAATAAACATTAAGAATAAGCATTATAAAatccaaccacaagcttggcacaagcctaagcaccaccaacaacacatgttagcatattcAACATGAATCACATGAACTTAACATAGATAAGCCTTTATACGTAaacataattcatttgaaatcatcaattttctTAACAAAGTATCCTTCCAATGAAACTTACCATTACTTTACTTTTCATACATGTCATGGTTCAtttttgaacacttaccatttctttcattttcatgcccgttgaactgTTTAGAATATTATCGAATACGCAGaatagctcacacgaagtgtgctaaacatataaccttaacatttcatttcctttacatcatttcTCACACGAattgtgggtcagaatgtaagttACACGATTCACACAaactgtggagtatccgcaacaaatgcaaga
The sequence above is a segment of the Gossypium raimondii isolate GPD5lz chromosome 4, ASM2569854v1, whole genome shotgun sequence genome. Coding sequences within it:
- the LOC105766578 gene encoding uncharacterized protein LOC105766578, with the protein product MEMIQYNRFTAHLLLLSLILVVPLAVATDVQYCDKQGEYDVKVQGVEISPNPIARGQPATFSIAATTGAAIDGGKLVIEVAYFGWHIHSEIHDLCDETSCPVSTGDFVVSHSQVLPGYTPPGPYSLKMKMFDANKRELTCIGFDFSIGFASSVADS